AGCTCTATAACTCTGGTAAGAGTTTGGCAGAGCTTAGCAGCGAATATGGCATATCAAAATCAACAATCAATGGATGGATTAAGAAAGCTAAACCAATAACTGTGGATAAAGATACAACTATAACATCAGAAGAGTATCAGGCAATGTTAAAGAAGATGGCAAGGCTTGAGGAGGAAAATGAAATATTAAAAAAAGCCATGGCCATATTCGCAAAGAAGTAACCTCTATTTTTGAGTTTATAAATGATCATAAAGAAGAGCATGATATCACGCTAATGTGTGAAGTGTTAAAGGTTTCAAGAAGCTCTTTTTATAAGTATCTAAACAAAACCGAAAGCAAAAGAAGCGTAGAAAACAAGATGTACGAGGAAGAAATACTGAAGATCTATAAAGATAGTAAAGGTCGTTATGGTGCTCCCAAAATACATAAAGTGCTTCGTGAAGAAAGAGGACATGCCATAAGCCTTAAGAGAGTCCAAAGGATTATGAAAAAACTAAATATAAAATCCATAATTATCAAAAAATTCAGACCTCACTCTTCCAAAAGCAAAATAGAGGCTAAAGAAAACGTTTTGAAAAGAGATTTTTCAACAACTACAATAAATGAAAAATGGG
This genomic interval from Defluviitalea raffinosedens contains the following:
- a CDS encoding IS3 family transposase (programmed frameshift), with protein sequence MAKGQKYYTEEFRKTIVELYNSGKSLAELSSEYGISKSTINGWIKKAKPITVDKDTTITSEEYQAMLKKMARLEEENEILKKGHGHIRKEVTSIFEFINDHKEEHDITLMCEVLKVSRSSFYKYLNKTESKRSVENKMYEEEILKIYKDSKGRYGAPKIHKVLREERGHAISLKRVQRIMKKLNIKSIIIKKFRPHSSKSKIEAKENVLKRDFSTTTINEKWVTDITYIYTLKDGWCYLASVLDLHTKKIIGYAFSKTMDTELAIKAVENAYITQKPKNTVILHSDLGSQYTSSKFDDYLNEHNIVHSFSGKGCPYDNACIESFHATLKKEEVNLATYYDFDAARLAIFEYIESWYNRKRLHSSIGYMTPQQLEDALRKTA